tgatgtatcagtagttgtacatgtacttgatgtatcagtagttgtacatgtacttgatgtatcagtaggtgtacgtgtacttgatgtatcagaagttgtacatgtacttgatgtatcagtagttgtacgtgtacttgatgtatcagtagttgtacgtgtacttgatgtatcagtagttgtacatgtacttgatgtatcagtaggtgtacgtgtacttgatgtatcagtagttgtacgtgtacttgatgtttcagtagttgtacgtgtacttgatgtatcagaagttgtacatgtacttgatgtatcagtagttgtacgtgtacttgatgtatcagaagttgtacatgtacttgatgtatcagtagttgtacgtgtacttgatgtatcagtagttgtacgtgtacttgatgtatcagtaggtgtacgtgtacttgatgtatcagtagttgtacgtgtacttggTGTATCAGaagttgtacatgtacttgatgtatcagtagttgtacgtgtacttgatgtatcagtaggtgtacgtgtacttgatgtatcagtagttgtacgtgtacttgatgtatcagtagttgtacgtgtacttgatgtatcagaagttgtacgtgtacttgatgtatcagtagttgtacgtgtacttgatgtatcagaagttgtacgtgtacttgatgtatcagaagttgtacgtgtacttgatgtatcagaagttgtacgtgtacttgatgtatcagaagttgtacgtgtacttgatgtatcagaagttgtacgtgtacttgatgtatcagaagttgtacgtgtacttgatgtatcagtagttgtacgtgtacttgatgtatcagaagttgtacgtgtacttgatgtatcagtagttgtacgtgtacttgatgtatcagtagttgtacgtgtacttgatgtatcagaagttgtacatgtacttgatgtatcagaagTTGTACGTGTAGTTGATGTATCAGaagttgtacatgtacttgatgtatcagtagtaGTACGTGTAGTTGATGTATCAGaagttgtacgtgtacttgatgtatcagtagtagtacgtgtacttgatgtatcagaagttgtacgtgtacttgatgtatcagaagttgtacatgtacttgatgtatcagtagtagtacgtgtacttgatgtatcagaagttgtacgtgtacttgatgtatcagaagttgtacgtgtacttgatgtatcagaagttgtacatgtacttgatgtatcagtagtagtacgtgtacttgatgtatcagtagttgtacgtgtacttgatgtatcagaagTTGTACATGCACTTGAAGTATtggtacgtgtacttgatgtatcagtagttgtacgtgtacttgatgtatcagtagttgtacatgtacttgatgtatcagtagctgtacgtgtacttgatgtatcagtagttgtacgtgtacttgatgtatcagtagttgtacgtgtacttgatgtatcagaagttgtacgtgtacttgatgtatcagtagttgtacgtgtacttgatgtatcagaagttgtacatgtacttgatgtatcagtagttgtacgtgtacttgatgtatcagaagttgtacgtgtacttgatgtatcagaagttgtacgtgtacttgatgtatcagaagttgtacgtgtacttgatgtatcagtaggtgtacgtgtacttgatgtatcagtagttgtacgtgtacttgatgtatcagaagttgtacgtgtacttgatgtatcagaagttgaacgtgtacttgatgtatcagtagttgtacgtgtacttgatgtatcagtagttgtacgtgtacttgatgtatcagaagttgtacgtgtacttgatgtatcagtagttgtacgtgtacttgatgtatcagtaggTGTACGTGTACTCgatgtatcagtagttgtacgtgtacttgatgtatcagaagttgtacatgtacttgatgtatcagaagttgtacgtgtacttgatgtatcagaagTTGTACATGCACTTGAAGTATtggtacgtgtacttgatgtatcagtagttgtacgtgtacttgatgtatcagtagttgtacatgtacttgatgtttcagtagttgtacgtgtacttgatgtatcagtagttgaacgtgtacttgatgtatcagtagttgtacgtgtacttgatgtttcagtagttgtacgtgtacttgatgtttcagtagttgtacgtgtactcgatgtatcagtagttgtacgtgtacttgatgtatcagtagttgtacgtgtacttaatgtttcaatagttgtacgtgtacttgatgtatcagtagttgtGTTCGTTTTTTGTGACACCATATTTGCTTTCTGAATTTAAACAGTCCTTGATGTTCAATCATTTTTGACTTGTACATGTGTCAACAAAAACATGTGCTTCCGTACGATGGACGCTGATAGCAGACGACAATGCTAAACACGAAACTCCATCATAATCAAATGTTCAGAATTGGGTATACCGTATAAGAGTAAGAAAGCCCACATTTGGATCACCAATCTTACAGAAAGATTTCATGGTATTGTagtatgcctaggtacgcccctgattattttctttcaaaataaattgttttaacacTCACTCATTCTTTTGCAAGAAGAAAACACGTTAACAAGCACGTGTTTATTTACAAGGAAACACAATCATGTATAAGAAAGCACAGTTATCAAAGAAACATAATAATCCATTAAATGGATACAGTAATCGAGTCAAACAAAAtgcagagagagagagagagagagagagagagagagagagagagagagagagagagagagagaggggggggggggggggagagagagagagagagagagagagagagagagagagagagagagagagagagacggAGATACATTAAGCACATTACTTCTAAACTTGAACTTATACAGAGTCGAGTCTTGACATCATGAAACTGTTCATATCGTCATCCTCTGACGTCACACATTGGTTTCGATGACAACCAAACAATTCCTTAATGAACTCGTCGCTATATTTTCTTTCTTCCGGTTTGTTTGTGACTGTGAATGTATCGTTACACATGAGGTCGCGTTGAGGTCCATCCGGAACAGGTGTCGAATTCTCGACGTCATGGCTTCCGACAAAAGCTGCGTTGAGGTCAACGGAAGTGACACTTCTGACGTCAATTCCTTCATCACTGTCGGAATCACGGGACGTCTTTATAAATGCGTGGTCAAGATCATGTGTGTCAACGTCCGAATCTACAGTCCATTGGCAACTGTCATCCAGGGAAAGTTCACGTGATGTATCCGACTCAGACTCGTTATCCGAATCAGTGTTTGTGTCCCAGATATACTGACAGCGCTCCAACAACCCAGAGCTCGTTCGACTAACGTCAGATCCGTCCCCACAACGCTCAGAACATTTGGATTCTTCGCCTCGTTTTCTTGAGGAAAGGGATTTAGAAGCTTTTCGCAAAAACACCGTGTTGGCACTTTTGAGATCACTGAAGAACTTTGCCAAGACAAACTGCTTTCCATTCATACATTGTGTGGAGAGTTTGTCCATATTCTGGAGGTTTGCAGTTTCAGGAGGGCACTGTGGTACACGTCCATTGTTTCGCTTTATAACAAGATTTTGTGGATTCTTTTGTTCCCTGGCCATGAATAGAGCGTCGATGCGACCTTCAGCGGAAAGTTCTTTCAGGTTCAGACCTTTGCGCGGTTCAGAGGACCGGGCCTCCTTCCGGTCGACGAGGAAGGAGAAGTTTCGACCGTCACAGCCCCATGACCGCCACACCTTCACCACCAGCTCGCGTCCGTGGGCGGCCCTCATGTGATTCGACGTCATCTCATATACAGCAAACTGGGAGGGTTGCACGCGCAGTCCTTCTAAGTGGACAAGCATTTCAATGACGTCATCACATGTTGTGTACTTGGTGACCTTTAGCACGACCTGTTTGCCATTGAAATTGAACGGAATTCGGTACTTACAGAAGTCAGAAAACCCcatctgaaaacaaataaatcaataaataaataaatatataaataaatatataaataaataaataaataaatacataaataaattgatggatggatggatggatggatggatggatggataaataaataaataaataaataaataaataaataaataaataaataaataaataaattaattaaaattaatagatAGAGGATGGATAAATTGATGATTGATGGAtgaagaaagaaagaaagaaatacataaataagttaatttaaagaaacaaacttcTAAAGCTTGCATACGATAGTTTGATTATAAGACAATAAAACTATAACGAGACTGAATCAAGGTCTTACCTTTTTGAATAGAAATCCTAGTGAAGTATCCTTTGATCCTAAAACTAATGAATATGATCTGTGTTTGTTCGATGTTTCTCCTTGAAAACTACAAGAATGTATGATACTTCGAAGACTTCTCTCAACCTTCTTATACCCAGTTTTCGAACCTTCGTTTTAATTTAACTGAAGTTAGTTGTAAATTATTAGCGTTGATGCTATCAGCGTCCATCGCACGGAAGCGCGTGTTTTGTTGACACGTGTACAAGTTAGATAAGATGGAACAAGATACTAGCCCGTGCATTAAATTATTTAGAACAATTAGTGGCAATTATCTTGTCCTCTCCCGGCGGATTGAATGCTATCTGTACGAAATAACAACAgatgtatattttgatatgttttaacgTTGTTATAATTGCAATTGAAACATGTATGGTGTGTGATAATTTAGAATTGCTGTACAATTCCTTGAACATGCTTCAACGACTTCGTTTTTGTGGAAtttcttttcaacattttgatttatgtttgtccttaagttttgtttctttggatatttttttaattgttattacCCATCAATACAGTGTCCAGCCAATCTGAAACGCCTTTTATTGCTGTtcgataaaatacatttataatgtacaaGTGTatttttgattaaatatattgCCTCTTGAGAAATGGATTGTTTTGTCACTTATATAATTTAGTATTCGTATCTTTTATAATCAAAGTTTCTtatgaaaaatagaaatattttgatCTTGAATGCATAATGTTACAACGTTAAGGCTAAAGTAAACAGTACTTGATTTATTTCTAGAAGCAAATATAGTGTCACAAAAGtgaatatgttaatataatacattcatcATTTCGAAATAGAACAAGAACCTTgatacttttttaacatttttttgttttaatagacaTTAAATGACGACTTTTgagaacgtttttttttcttctcaaattgttttttttaaaagtcatcTACTAAGGGACCTCTGGGTTTATTATTTTCTAgcataaaacacatacacatttaaaacacaagTGCACGTACAAGTAaattaggtacatgtacaagaacTAGTACATCAAGCAAGTAGAAGTACGGacatatatgaaatacatattCAGGTACTGTTGCATCACATGCACAAACACATGTTGGAACATCAAGtacatattcaattatttcatcTTTAGTAGTGTTTACGCTTATATATTGCATATCAATTAAAGATATGATTTCTTCACACAACCAATTAGCAGTATGCAAATGTTGCATGcacttttgaaaataatgaattccGTGTTGCatgttttttgtagatttttttttaactttctgcaattcatattaaaaaacctaatttaaaaatatacgtATGGCAAATTAGTATCTTGTTACGAAACTACTCCAAATATCTTTTTGaagaagaaatataaaaacataaatttgttgaaaatcaTAGATAAGCAGTTTTCGGCTTGTTGTCAAAATACAGTGTatcttgtaaattattttttaattaacatgtaccatacatttttaattgCAATAATGACAGCATAATATATATCAGAGCAGAAATCAGATGTACCTTGGTAAAGATAAGATTCATTCGCGAAGAGAGGACAGGATAATTGTCACTAATTGTCCTAAATAATTTAACGCACGAGCTAGTATCTTGTTTCATCTTATCTGACTTGTACACGTGACAACAAAACACGCGCTTCCGTGCGATGGACGCTGATAGCAGACGACAATAATTTGCATGTTACTCTATCATAATTAAATGTTCTGAAATGGGTATAAGAATACAGAGGGCTGCTTTTGGATCATCAAACTTACAGAAATATTACATGAGGACATATCTTGAGTCAGATAACACAAACGTACGAACGAACGGAAAAAACAACTGAATTTAGTTTTATCACAAGTTATATTCGAAATACAGGACGGGATAACTGCAAAAAGGTGAGGATAATTTTCGAATTTCTGAAAGTAGTATgagttttaatttttatacagCATACattaatttcttaatattttcttcatttttttattttgtcaaatcttcAATCCCTTACCATAGAAACTTCACGTACAATGCCTGATATTTAAGTAGTTAAATCTTTATAAACAAGAATACAATTTcttaaatacttcatttaaacaaaaactagAGGGCTTTATAGAATTATAAGCATATGATTGACGTTCATAAATgtggaaaataataaaaattatattcattttcagaTGGGGTTTACTGACTTTTGTAAGTACCGAATTCCGTTCCACTTCAACGAAAAACAGGTCGTGCTCAAAGTTACCAAGTACACAACATGTGATGACGTCATAGAAATGCTCGTGCATCAAGAAGGACTAAGTGTGAAGCCTTCCCAGTTGGCCGTGCACGAGATGACTCCAGGTCACCTGAGGGCTGTCCATGGGCGCGAGCTGGTGGTGAAGGTGTGGCGGTCATGGGGCTGTGAGGGTCGCAATTTCTCCTTCCTTGTTGACTGGAAAACACCCCAACCGGCTGGAGCGCGCGGAGGTTTAAAACTAAAAGCATTGACCGCCGAGGGCCACATCGACGCCTTATTCATGAACAGGGACAGAAATGCGCCACGAAGATCTGTCATAAAGAGAAACAATGGACGTGTATCTTTGACCATCGACGAAACTGCCCATCTCAAGAATGAGAACGAAATATCCGAAAAAGGATTAAATGGAAAACAGTTTGTCTTAGCGAAGTTCTTCAGTGATCTCAAAAGTTCTAACAAGATGTTAGAAACAAAATCTTCAAGCTCCAAATTCTCAAGGAAACGCGGCGATGGATCTGAAACTCCAGTATCTGAGCGACATGGGGACGTATCTGACGTCAGTCGGATGTCGTCTGGGTTGTTGGAGCGCTGTCAGTATATCTGGGACACAAACACTGATTCGGATAGCGATTCTGAATCGGAAGCATCGGGCGAATTTTTCCTGGATGACAGTTGCCAATGGACTGTAGATTCTGACGCCGACTCACATGATCTTGACCACGCATTTATAAAGACGTCCCGTGATTCCGACAGTGATGAAGGAATTGACGTCAGAAGTGTCACTTCCGTTGACCTCAACGCAGCTTTCGTCGGGAGCCATGTCGTCGAGAATTCGACACCTGTTCCGTTTGGAAGTTACCAGAGCGACGCCACCTGTGTCGCTTCGTTTTCGGACTTGAACAAACTGGAAGTAAACATATCTAACGACGAGTTCATTAAAGAACTATTTGGTTGTCATCGAAACTGTGTGACGTCAGAAGATGAAGAAATGGACAGTTTCATGATGTCAAGACTCGACTCTTTCTAAGTTGTACTTTACAAGAATTGATTTAAACGTattccctctctctctctctccccccctctctctctctctcccccccccccccctctctctctctctctctctctctctctctcccccccccctctctctctctctctctctctctctctctctctctctctctctctctctctctctcccccccctctctctctcgctctctctctccccctctctctctctctctctctctctctctctctctctctctctctcccctctctctctctctctctctctctctctctctctctctctctctctcaaatATGGCTTCATCAGTTTCTGTGCTTTACtgtatgttttcttttgtttcatgTCAGTGGTTTATGCATGCTGTTACGTCTGtatctattaaaataaatgccaaCAATGTAttgcaactttttttttcgGTCTGTTGTTATAGAATAGCACTACATGACAATACTTACATTTGCAGTCGAAAGTTTTATGAATTAATTCgaacaaaaaatacatcatggAAACGATACATGGCTTTTCTTTGATGTATTAGTCGGTTTACCGGCCAAATATGATTTGAAATTTGCTTAATGGTTTTGAGCGATGCAAAAGATACGAACATTCTTGAAATGATTAGTTTATATGCAAACGGTTGTAAAATACGACACCGAGCGACAAAGACCACGGAAGCGGTCGTAAATGCACATCCGGTTTAATTGGTCGATTAATGGAAATAGACGATTATCAGAGTTATAGTTGTGGCTACATGTGTGCGTATAGacactggtaacatgtgtaccaaattgCATGCACATATCACGAGTTGGAGGTGTTTGTACAACGACTACGCCAACAACAATGCCACCCCATGGCAATACCTTGATACCTCGATATTGTTGTCTTCGATTGTGCagtttgacaaaaataaaatgtcgaAATAGTAATTTACTCTCAGGAACTATtgaacttttttgtttgttctttattgGTCTATTTATACTTTCAGGTCACTATTCCAGCTTTTAAGTTGGCTATAAGCTAAGATTGATGGAAATCGACTCATCTATATATAGTTTTACAGTTATCGAACATACCGCTTTTAACAATTATGTGGCTCTATTCCAGCTGGAGGTGCCAATCGAATTGGAAACAGACACGTGGGTGGTGATTATGGAGCAGCTCTTCCTCTACCTGATGATCCTTGGACGCTGGGCTCTACCCCGGGGCGAAATCACTAGGGGCGAACTGTCCCAGCTGCTCTTCGTCTTCATCGGAATCGCATCAGACATCACGGAGCTGTTCGCGCTATTCGAGGAGAACACGGTCCGCAAAAACACGGGGCTTACTTACGCCATATTGTGCATCTGGTCAATCAGCCTTCTGCAGTTTACATTCGTGCTGACGTCAACGCATAGTCCACGGAAGGCTGTGGCCGCGGCGGCGGCGTTCACGAGGGACGACGAGGATGAAGAAGCGGAAGTGGACGAAGGCTGTGTGAAACATGTGTTTCAGACGGAGGTCTGGAGCATCTGCGTCAACTTCCTGTTCCAGGACGGGCCGTTCCTCGCCGTCCGCCTATACGCAATGATCGCCCTGAAGATACTCACGTACAGCATAATTTTCTTCACGGCGAAGAACGCGCTGCTGGTCATGCTCCTGGTCTATCGACTATCGGTTCTCTGCTGCGAGCGGAAGCGGAAAGTCGCCAATGGAAGCGGAAGTGAGAATGACGTCTCGCGCGAAGTTTCCAAGCAAAGTTTGAGCAAACTCGAACAAGAAAAGGCGAGAGAAAGTATTGTTTCAGCATAATAATGATAagttttacttttgaaataaacgCTTTTGtcgttttaatatgttttttttttcaggagTGCGCGTATTGTGAAGGAGTATAAACTAATGATATTCTGTATATGGTACCAGTACAACACTTTGACGTTtatgtgtttcaaatatttcccttatatATCTTAAACTTGTACAACTTTCTTTTCTATCGAGTATCAAAActcttttaataaatatttacttcataTGCATTCGTGTTTAATCTTAATGGGTGGTTGAAGTTTTAGAAGTATTGTTAAGGATttccaaaacatttaatttagaaTACAGCTGTTATTTTCAGTCAATTAAATTGATAAGCAATCATTAAGtgctaggcttaatcattaatgatttcaaCTTCCGCGGGTGTTTAAAAGTCCTCCTTATGCCACACATCAAATTCTTATTCCCTGCGTCGTTGACAATGAATCAGCCAATGGGGTTGTATGCTAAGTCAgctagatgacctgaagtaatttcttaatgattaagaaggactcGTTCGCTGGGCTCTCTCCGCCCCTTCCTAACCATTAAGAATTCAATACATGCCATCTAACTACTACATAGTCTTAGATCACTCCGTCTCCTTCCTGTGTTTCTCGTCCAATGAGCATCAACATATGTATACGTAGTATGAAGAAACCGATGATGATTAAAGTTTTGGATACAAATCTCGTTGGGATCCCAAGAGAACATACCCCAGGCGGTGCTCAAACAAGCGACCCATTGG
Above is a genomic segment from Mya arenaria isolate MELC-2E11 chromosome 2, ASM2691426v1 containing:
- the LOC128222609 gene encoding transmembrane protein 26-like, which gives rise to MKAQLVFDVLKAVAVRLVLLVHSLLVIWLAASITHRKQLWLLAIVDLGMLVEAVFTVGKNKAQEWKWFCPCFLFYLMGTVPGIWILELNRMYDYQDRLQSNGTSQLRQKLEDIQGLEVPIELETDTWVVIMEQLFLYLMILGRWALPRGEITRGELSQLLFVFIGIASDITELFALFEENTVRKNTGLTYAILCIWSISLLQFTFVLTSTHSPRKAVAAAAAFTRDDEDEEAEVDEGCVKHVFQTEVWSICVNFLFQDGPFLAVRLYAMIALKILTYSIIFFTAKNALLVMLLVYRLSVLCCERKRKVANGSGSENDVSREVSKQSLSKLEQEKARESIVSA